In one window of Escherichia coli DSM 30083 = JCM 1649 = ATCC 11775 DNA:
- a CDS encoding ABC transporter permease, with amino-acid sequence MAELKKRHEFWLALLIVVLFVGLAWRSDEFLTFGNLYDLANNYAMLTILACGLFVVLISGGIDISFPAMTIIAQYGMVLLLQKIGGNFAVAFALAGGIGILLGLINALLVNRLRVPSIIITISTLNIFYGLLLWLSKGVWLYDFPPWFEQGVMLFKYTDADGYDYGLGLPLIAMITVVLLTAFIMNFTSVGRKIYALGGNRESASRIGFSVLKLQLFVYGYMGLMSGAAGVVQSWTVMTVAPDSLLGYELTVLAAVVLGGTSLLGGRGTLTGTLLGVVLLAVMQNGLNLLGVSSYWQTLITGIIIVASISATAWSQHQNRSLL; translated from the coding sequence ATGGCTGAACTGAAAAAACGCCATGAATTCTGGCTGGCATTACTGATTGTGGTGCTGTTTGTTGGCCTTGCCTGGCGCAGCGACGAGTTTCTGACATTCGGTAATTTGTACGATCTCGCCAATAACTATGCCATGTTGACTATTCTCGCCTGTGGTTTGTTTGTGGTGTTAATTTCCGGTGGGATTGATATTTCGTTTCCGGCAATGACCATCATTGCGCAATACGGCATGGTGCTGCTGCTGCAAAAAATTGGTGGCAACTTTGCTGTCGCGTTTGCCCTGGCGGGCGGCATCGGCATTTTACTTGGCTTAATTAACGCCTTACTGGTTAATCGCCTACGGGTGCCTTCTATCATCATCACTATCTCGACGCTGAATATTTTTTATGGCCTGCTGTTATGGTTGAGTAAAGGTGTGTGGCTGTACGACTTTCCGCCGTGGTTTGAGCAGGGGGTAATGTTGTTCAAGTACACCGATGCTGATGGCTATGACTATGGCCTTGGTCTGCCGCTGATCGCCATGATTACGGTGGTGCTGCTGACAGCGTTTATCATGAATTTCACCAGTGTAGGGCGCAAAATTTATGCCCTTGGCGGGAACCGCGAATCAGCCAGTCGCATCGGCTTTAGTGTGCTGAAACTGCAACTTTTCGTCTATGGCTATATGGGATTGATGTCTGGTGCTGCGGGTGTAGTGCAGTCGTGGACGGTGATGACTGTCGCCCCCGATTCTCTTCTGGGTTATGAGCTGACAGTACTGGCTGCGGTGGTGCTTGGCGGCACTAGTTTGCTCGGCGGGCGCGGCACGTTAACCGGTACTTTGCTCGGCGTGGTGTTGTTGGCAGTGATGCAAAACGGGCTAAATTTATTGGGAGTCTCGTCTTACTGGCAAACATTGATCACCGGCATCATCATCGTTGCCAGCATTAGCGCCACGGCGTGGAGTCAGCATCAGAACCGGAGTCTGCTATGA
- a CDS encoding sugar ABC transporter ATP-binding protein produces the protein METFLSLRHINKTFHATRALRDVSLDFMSGEVHCLAGQNGCGKSTLIKIMSGVYRPDEGAEITLGGKNWSKLTPAASVAQGIQVIYQDLSLFPNLSVWENIAVNHYHHGLFVNRRRLREVAQAAMTSINVTLPLDTLVSELSIARCQLVAICRALAQDARLIVMDEPTASLTHQEVQGLLQVVHQLRERGICVVFVSHRLEEVMEVSDRISVLKDGELVGTFPAAEMTTKQLGFLMTGQEFEYQVRELWQGKSSTPVLEVRNLSRHGEYLNINLRVEAGEVVSIVGLLGAGRTELCLSLFGMTRPDAGEILINGQLVTLHSNQDAIRHGIGYVSEDRMSRGLVMAQSIEDNIISTVFHKVKDRFGFLSEAKVCDLVDRLIKALTIKVSDPHLPVNTLSGGNAQRVSIAKWLAIGPRLLILDSPTVGVDIANKAGIYGIISDLAAHGIAVLMICDEIEEAWYQSHRILVMQKGQITHSFLPDSSSQARIAEVVNG, from the coding sequence ATGGAAACCTTCCTTTCCCTTCGTCATATCAACAAAACGTTTCATGCCACGCGAGCGCTGCGCGATGTTTCTCTCGACTTTATGTCGGGTGAAGTGCACTGTCTTGCCGGGCAAAACGGCTGTGGTAAATCGACGTTGATTAAAATTATGTCCGGTGTTTATCGCCCGGATGAGGGAGCGGAAATTACGCTTGGTGGGAAAAACTGGTCAAAGCTGACACCCGCCGCTTCGGTGGCGCAGGGGATTCAGGTGATTTATCAGGACCTCTCTTTATTTCCTAACCTGAGTGTCTGGGAGAATATCGCCGTGAATCACTATCACCACGGTCTGTTTGTTAACCGACGTCGTCTGCGTGAGGTGGCGCAGGCGGCAATGACCAGTATTAACGTCACATTGCCACTGGATACGCTCGTTTCTGAGCTTTCAATTGCCCGCTGTCAGCTGGTGGCAATTTGCCGTGCACTGGCGCAGGACGCACGGTTGATCGTGATGGATGAACCAACCGCTTCGCTGACCCATCAGGAAGTGCAAGGGTTATTACAGGTGGTGCATCAATTGCGGGAACGCGGGATCTGCGTGGTCTTCGTCAGTCATCGTCTGGAAGAAGTGATGGAAGTTTCCGACCGTATTTCAGTGCTGAAAGATGGTGAGCTGGTCGGGACCTTTCCGGCCGCAGAGATGACCACAAAACAACTCGGTTTTCTGATGACCGGCCAGGAGTTTGAATATCAGGTGCGAGAGTTGTGGCAGGGAAAATCCAGCACCCCGGTGCTGGAGGTGCGTAATTTAAGTCGTCATGGGGAATATCTAAATATTAACTTGCGGGTGGAAGCGGGCGAAGTGGTATCGATTGTTGGCCTGCTTGGTGCGGGGCGCACGGAATTATGTCTGAGTCTGTTTGGTATGACCCGACCGGATGCTGGCGAGATCCTCATCAACGGCCAGCTGGTTACACTGCATAGTAACCAGGACGCCATCCGCCACGGTATTGGTTATGTTTCGGAAGATCGCATGTCGCGCGGTTTGGTGATGGCGCAATCTATTGAAGACAACATCATTAGCACTGTTTTTCACAAGGTAAAAGATCGCTTCGGCTTTCTGAGTGAAGCTAAAGTGTGTGACCTGGTGGACAGGCTAATCAAGGCATTGACCATCAAAGTCTCTGATCCTCATCTCCCGGTGAATACGCTTTCTGGTGGTAACGCGCAGCGAGTATCGATCGCCAAATGGCTGGCGATTGGGCCACGACTGTTGATTCTCGATAGCCCGACAGTCGGTGTTGATATCGCCAACAAAGCAGGAATATACGGCATTATCAGCGATCTGGCGGCTCATGGCATTGCGGTATTGATGATCTGCGATGAAATTGAAGAAGCGTGGTATCAAAGCCACCGGATTTTGGTAATGCAAAAAGGTCAGATCACCCATAGCTTCCTGCCTGACAGCAGTTCTCAGGCCAGGATTGCGGAGGTGGTAAATGGCTGA